GTTCATGGTGCAAAGTACCTCGATGTTGTACGACGAGTGTACGCTCTCCGAGCGCGGTGCCATTAGGCCTTTCCTACTGGCTCGGATTCAAACGTTTCGTTGTACGCCAgccaataaaaccataaatcAATATCAGAGCACGTGCTGGTGCGTTTGCGCCgtgggttttttgtttcttttaaaaggGACGAGTCTGCGAAAAACTGGTTAAACTGGAGACTGCCTTTCAATTGCAAATATAACAGAGCtggaagcaaaaaaaagagacaagcTCGGTAGGTGCCGGCGTTTCGCGTAGAAGAATTGCTGGCCGTGGCTCGGATTCCGGCCGTGGATAAGGATTGATGCACTCCATCATGAAATGCTACAGGAGGAGGACGAAGGAAACACGATATGAATGACAGccatcgctttttttttttcccatgaagaCTCGCACAGAGCGTCCAGGAAGCAGAGCATCTGCGTGTTTAATCACCGTCTGCTTCATCCAGCAGGTCTATCAAAGTAAGTGCAGCTGGCATTAACCCTTCGAGGGCCGGGGGAGCAGAGCATTCCACTGCACTCGCCTCCCCGGTGCACAAATGGTTAAACGATTGGGATATTTTTCGATTATAAAGGCAGGGGCGGATTCGCTAAACACTAAGTTCTTTGGACTCATGTCAGTATGCATTACGGGCGGGTGATTTTCTCCTGTGACAAGGACAAAAgcggccctgcataatgtatagttgaatcagagatgacatttttttttatcttactcatttgatttttttgggggatttgGTACCATGATTTCCAATTACCCATTTGTGGTTCACTGAGCTTTATAGtttaagaacataaaaaatTGTGATATATTTGAATCGACCTGAGAAATAGACAGCATGATAATGATAGAAATTGTCAGGATTTTACAgtaattttaacaaattaacttaaaatatttgttttggtgggtccaaaaatattaatgaattaataatacattggaaaatttgtttatttttggggTTGTACTtgtcaatatattttaacaacactagaattatatatatatctatatatatatatatatatatatatatatatatacggtatatgtatatatatatagatatatatatttatttatttatttatttttggtaggTGTCCCTTTTGTTTGCATTTAGTACAATTGTTGCCTTCTTGTTTAGCTGCGAGCTCTCTTTAGGAACTGATtctgataaaatattaatactttAAGTGACCATCAAAGATTCCATTGTAATGAGTCACTAATGGCAGCGAGCAAATGGATCCAGTAATGgtccttacaaaaaaaacattacttgtCGGGAAGTATAGATACTTTATGAATGCGTTAATATTAGCTGTGATATAGCGGTGCCAAAAAACAATTGTGAtggtcataaataataataattattattattgcttttattatttattattatattattattattattggcgtAAAACCCATATACTCAGGATCCAATGCCTGTATTTCGTTATAAGTTGAATTAAAAGCTGCAGTATATTATTGAGCTAAATCAGAATAAATCTTAATATCTTGCAAAACAGCGAAACGTAAGAACATGTGGCGATAATGAACGCAGGCACTTGTGTGGTTAGTTTATCATCTAGCACTccacccttctctctctctgtaggTCATTTACAGTAAGATAACACAGGGATGGGCAAAGTATTTGCTCTGTAAGAAAAAGCCTTATGCTATGCGGCGTGGGAGCAGGAAAAAAATTTATCGTTGCTTTCCTTGGATTATTTTTAGCTTGTTTAGTGTAGAAAACGTCACTTacgaaattgaaaaaaatgccaaaaatgaCGATTTTGCTCAGGCAGGGCTGGTGACTCGTTATTAACTATATAGGTCCcggtaggtttttttttggggggggtattactgaaTGGACCCAAAACAAGCTGACGCTATGCCCCAAGGTGGAATCGTTACCATGGGCTTGTGTGTTGTTTCTACTAAGCCTTAGGCTTTCTTTGTAGCTGGTAGCCTTAatcatatagttttttttttttttttttttttttatttgtactttttattaattttcaaaatattttcatcTTACATTCCATACAAGAGGTTTAGGAATACATCGCGTCGTCTAGATTATATCATAGATATATAGTGTTATACATAATTGAACAGAAATCTTTTATCATTCCTCAATATCCGAACGTAGATGTAAATTCCtaaaagaaagataaaagaaaccaaaaacacaTTCATTCTTCAGACGGCAGACTAGTTTGCGGTCATATTGATCGCCTTAGAGTTGGTAAATTTCAGGGGTGTGGCGTAATCGTCCAGACTACCAAGGAAATAAGATTGAACTATGTCACTCCGTATCATGATATATGTTGCGCCATGGGAGCCAAATTTGAtcgtatttttttaaacttctatgcattttaaaaaaatgtttctccatGTTATATTGGTAATCTATTTGGTTCAAAATTTGTGACCAAGTCGGAGTTACTTCTGACTTCCAGTTACGCgcaatgcatattttaatcGCTGCGAGTATGTTAATTGCCAAGTAAaggtttggtttgtttttatggGGAATATCAATGTGAAATAAGAAAGATTCAGGAGCAAAATTCCATTGTAATCCAAATAGGTTTTTAAAAAGATTCGAAAATtcagattttaaattatttaatctgTCGCATTTCCACCACATATGAGCCGCTGTTCCTATGTCAATTTTACACCTCCAACATTTGTTAGAGTTAATACctgatattttaaataaagtggaAGGGACAAAATACCATCTATGCAATAGTTTAAAATACTGTTCGTGGAGGTTTATACAGTGCATAGCGCTTCTGGCATTGGCCCAAGCTGAGTGCCAAACTTCCGCCGGGTAACAGATGGCTAATTCGGATTCCCATTTCAGAATGGTATTAGATTTCTCTTGTGTAGATAGCTGTTCTAACATTTTCCCGATTTTTGCAATTAGATGTTTCTTAAAGTGACTTCCAATAAATCTATCTAGAGTGTCTGGTGATCTccaagttttagattttataaaACTTGCAATTCTAAGGTACGAGTAGAATTCATTACTAGGTAAAGAAAATTTAGATTGCAATATTGAGAAAGGGTTTATCCCAGATTGGGAACAGATATCTTCCATTCTGAGGATCCCATGTGTGAGCCAGGCTTTAAGGTCAATGTCTTTAATATAAATTTGTAAGACTTCCACCGGGGTGTGGAGTGACCATAATTGTCTAGAACCGTAAATTTCTTTGAATTTAAACATATTCCTCGTAATGTTTAAGATAAGGGGATTTGAGATGTCTAATTCCTTAATAACTTCCAAATTAAGCCAGTAAAACTGAAAAGGGTCTAAATTACAGCATTTCCATTTTTCGTATATATACCACGGTAGATTTGAATCTCGTTTGGCGTCCCAAGATAAGAAATGGCAAAACATGCAGTTTTTATATAGATTCCTTACGTTGGGAAACTTAAGTCCGTCTTTAGATTGGTCCCTCATTAATATAAAGCGAGATATTCTCGGCTTTTTATCTAGCcatacatatgaaaaaaacaagttttgaAATTGATTAAGTATCTTTAAAGGCACAAAAAGTGGAATTgttctgaataaatatattaatttagggattACATATGATTTTAGAGTGTTTAATCTCCCAAGCCACGAGATTTCTATTCGTTGCCACTCTGCTAGCTGAGTTTTCAGCTTTTCATAGAGAGTCGtgtaattatttgttattatatcTGAAAGATTGTTATAGATTTTAATacctaaataattaataaaagtctGCTCCCCAAAAAAGACCACCTTACTTTTCAAAGTTTGTAAGCGAGAAGCGTCCAAATTAAAATCTATGATCTGAGATTTATCTATGTTGAGTTTGTAGTTGGAATATAGACCGTATTCTTCAATATTATCTATAGCTTCAGGAATTGAGGTTTCGGGTGAGGTTATAATGAGCAGGATGTCGTCTGCGTAAAGTGCAATTTTGTGTTCAAGTGAGCCCGTCACTACCCCTTTAATTTTAGACGATTGACGGATTATAACCGCTAAGGGTTCAATCGAGAGTATATACAGTAGTGGGGCTAAGGGACATCCTTGCCTTGTGCCGTTATTAATGTTGAAAAAGttagaatttaaattaaatcctGAAATTTTTGCCTGTGGATTTTTGTATAAGGCCATAGCCTTAATCATATAGTTAAAGAGCATCTTATAGTGAATGttatctcttttcttttggaggagaaaaaaaaactaaaaccagGGATCATGGAAAGAAAATTTTACatgaaattcaataaaaaaaaatatatatatatttatttttaattttttttatttagcattatATTGCTCTTTTATTTCAAActcaaaacaagaaaataaaaaaagtataacggGTTCAACGAAGAAAACATTAAAGTTTTCTTTAAACGTTAGATGAGTTTACTGATAAAATTTAGATAactggttataaaaaaaaagagagagagggaattaGGCACTAATAAATGTACCTGCGCTCTCATGAGCTCTTTGTttggtttaaaatataaaaatataatcccaaagctaaaataaatcaatacaatataaaaccgAGAGCTGCAAAGCGTTGCTTAAAGCGTAACgtccaacttttttttattattattacaaagatAATAATGAGTCCACGTTGATATCTGAGTGTCCGAATTGGAGCTTTTTTCACAGCacaaatccctgcttgaataaagGTGACGgttataagaaccatttggtttcCTGCATCAATAATTCACTACAGTGGAATTTTTGTGATGGAAATAAAAGTAGTTATTATTTCAGGAGTTTCAGGGTCATCTGGTATGAAATCAATATTCATTCAAACTGAGAAGAGTTTAGATGGaccaattaagaaaaaaaatagtccgGAACGGAAGGAATCTAGAAaaacgtaataataataaagcctgGGTTTGTGAACTTTCCAAGAAATGCGTTATATGATGCCCTTTATGACGCTGTTTCTATTCTGATCCATTacgcttcatgaatatttaataaGCACTATACTGCTGACAGGTTCTGCATGTTTAGAATTGTTCcaaaattcaatatttttttctgtcccGATTTAGAGTAAAATAACTTAATTCGCAGAAGAATCGGCAAAAGTGTAAGAAATCCATGTTTTCTATGTTCTCTAggcatttatttacattagGTATCAGAGTACTAGGAACATGTCTTTTTGATCATGTGACATATCTGTTAGAGGGTCCTTCTGTGTTGCCAACATgttagccattgtacagcgccgcggaaaaTGATGCCGCtatgtgataaataataataaggttaGTTTGCCAATAATCCACTGATTGCGATGGGATCCAAGGGACTAACAGACTGAAATGTAAAAGTCTTGCGTTGCGATGCATTTCTATCGGAGAACATTTCAAGCAGAACCGGTTATCGTTTCTCGCAGGCACCGGAATTACCTTACTTGTCCCGGAACCAATCATCAACGCTACGGTGTCACAAAACGTCCTGCTGTCCGTGCAGTATACGTGTAACGCCACGGTCTCAATAGAATGGCAGCACACGTCCAACTGGCGGAGCGAGCGCATCGTCCATTGGAAGACGGGGTCCTTTGTAAACGTCTCCAAAGGTTACACGGACCGGATTAAAATCTACGAGAATGGCTCGCTCGAACTTGAAGACGTCGGCGTGAAGGACTCTGGGTATTATGTCATCACCGTCACGGAGGATTATGGGAACACAAAGCATGGCACGATATTCCTAAGTGTTCATGGTAGGTGTTTGGTGCccattgtataaaatatatatgtttttttatgatttttactCACAAATCGTACTCATGATTTGCTCCCTGTGTCTCCCAGAGATCCTCTACGAAGACTTCTACTTTGTCGCCGTGTTCATTGCCTTCCTGGCCGCCGGCTCAGCGGTTTTGATCTGCTTCATGTGGCTTTGcaacaaatgtataaatattgcaCAGAGAAGAAAACAAAGTCGAAGAGGTAATAATAATTACGGTCCATGTGATTTACAATGAGGGTCTCGTTTACCGCTATATCCATAAAGCTAGTATAGGCTCAAGTGCCACTTAAGATGAATAGTTCCTATACTTATTATAGTAAGTAGTTTGAAGTTGGGTCCAATATGTCAGATTGTATCAACCTTTCTTACCAGGTCTGACCCTAGGGTTCTTTACCACCCTATATAAACCATTCTATTGCTGCCCACCTCCTCCTACCCTTAACATAGGAAACAACCCCCACCACCAGCCTTTCCCCAGTACCCACCTTGGCTTTGcagtgaaagaaaaaagtttctacTCAGAGTTCCACCAACAGTCTCCTGAGCAGCGGCCAAATGGCCAACCACCCCACCAAAGCCACCCTAAGCCCCAGACCCGTCGGTCCAGCCCAGAAAACATCTCAtagcatataaaatatttttctttttaatttttgtttttaaattccaGTGGAAGAAGAAATCGAAATGCGAATAATAACAGATCTGTGAGAAGGCATCTACCTCAAACTACAACGATGAAGCTACTCAAGATGAATAAGTGTttgcaaatgaagaaaaaacaacatttccGTATTTAATTTATAGTAATTGAGAAATGgactgaagatttttttttttcttcaagcaCTGAATAACCTTCGGAGGAACCCGTTTACAGTATTTGTCTTCAGGACATGAAGGATATCGGCACACAAGGTACCTCTAGTAGGACACCTGCTCTGGGCTAAAATCCCATGATGTCCAGCTAGAATTTTGTTGTGGGCATCGTGGGATTCCTAGTCTGAAGTGGTAACAGGGAAGTCACCTTCCATAGAGAAGACTTTAATAGCAGGGCCCTGAGCAACCGTTTATTGGTGGGCACCACTATGTTTTTTGAGCTGGTGTCCGGTGTAAATAAAGTTGCACATTTTGAATGTTTTCAGGGTTCTGACCATGAGGCATAGATATTGCAGAGAATGTTGGTATGGGGACTGATTCAGCCAATTTTTTCAGGAAATCTATTCATTTTGCATACTGCATTGACTGGCGCATCCCAtgtcagcaacatgtgaaatggGTATGTGTCCAGGAACAAAATGGcggatgtggtcaccctagatgTCACAAAGGTATAGGGGATTATAGATCTCTGAACACTCTCGCCCAATGTGTGCTTCCCCAGTTttccaaatgaaaaacaaactgCCTGGTCAACTAAGCCTGTTGGGCCACAAAGTCAGAGCTTTCTCTGCATCAAAAGGAGTCCCAACGCACAAAAACTACTGGTGACTCCCCCCATTGATATAAAACGATAGAAAA
This sequence is a window from Spea bombifrons isolate aSpeBom1 chromosome 2, aSpeBom1.2.pri, whole genome shotgun sequence. Protein-coding genes within it:
- the VSTM5 gene encoding V-set and transmembrane domain-containing protein 5, translated to MKTRTERPGSRASACLITVCFIQQVYQSTGITLLVPEPIINATVSQNVLLSVQYTCNATVSIEWQHTSNWRSERIVHWKTGSFVNVSKGYTDRIKIYENGSLELEDVGVKDSGYYVITVTEDYGNTKHGTIFLSVHEILYEDFYFVAVFIAFLAAGSAVLICFMWLCNKCINIAQRRKQSRRVEEEIEMRIITDL